The Paenibacillus polymyxa M1 DNA segment CATTACGTTCGCTCATTGTTGGCCTCCTTCCTAATTACAGGCGGAATTTCCACCCGGTCTAATATCTTAGCTAATCCCAAGTTCTCTTTCACGGATCACAGTTTTAGCACGAGCAATTTCCTTACGCACAGCACCGATCCGAGTCGGGTTATCAAGCTGACCGGTAGCGAGTTGAAAACGAAGGTTGAAAAGTTCTTCTTTAAAACCAGAGATCTTTTGTTCGATTTCAGCAGTGGTAAGGTTGCGGAATTCACTAGCCTTCATTTGCTTCACCACCCAATTCTTCACGTTTCACAAACTTAGTTTTGATTGGCAGTTTGTGAGCGGCAAGACGCATTGCTTCACGAGCAATCTCTTCCGGTACACCAGCAAGTTCAAACATGATCTTACCTGGTTTCACTACTGCAACCCATTTTTCTACGTTACCTTTACCACTACCCATACGAACCTCAAGAGGCTTTTGAGTAATTGGTTTGTCAGGGAAAATTTTAATCCAAACCTTACCACCACGTTTGATGTAACGAGTCATCGCAATACGAGCAGCTTCGATTTGACGGTTAGTGATCCATGCTGGTTCAGTAGCTTGCAAACCGTACTCACCAAAGTTCAGTGTAGTACCGCCTTTTGCACGACCCTTCATGTGACCACGTTGTTGTTTACGATGTTTTACGCGTTTAGGTACCAACATGATTAGTTGCCTCCTTCCTGAGGAGCTTGTTTCTTAGCTGGAGGAAGAACCTCTCCACGATAGATCCATACTTTTACGCCAAGACGGCCATAAGTAGTATGAGCTTCTGCTGTACCGTAGTCGATGTCAGCACGAAGTGTATGCAGTGGAACAGTTCCTTCGCTGTATCCTTCGGAACGAGCGATTTCGGCACCGCCAAGACGTCCGCCTACTTGAGTTTTAATTCCTTTTGCACCGGAACGCATAGTTCTTTGAATTGCTTGTTTCAACGCACGACGGAAAGAAACACGACGTTCCAATTGTTGTGCAATGCTTTCAGCAACAAGAATTGCATCCAGTTCAGGATTTTTAATTTCAGAGATATTGATGTGTACCTTTTTACCGCCTGCGATTTTAGTGATTTCATTACGCAGATTTTCAACTTCGGAACCACCCTTACCGATAACCATACCTGGTTTCGCAGTGTGAATCGTTACGTTGACACGGTTAGCTGCTCTCTCGATTTCAACACGGGATACAGCGGAGTCTTTCAATCTTTTCTTCAGATGCTCACGAATCTTAACGTCTTCCAGCAAAAGATCACCGAAATCTTTGCCTGCATACCATTTGGATTCCCAATCACGGATAATACCGATTCGGAGTCCGACGGGATTTACCTTTTGGCCCACACGTTTTCCCTCCTTATTTTTCAGATACCACCAGAGTAATATGACTGGTGCGTTTATTGATGCGGCTTGCACGACCCATTGCACGCGGGCGGAATCGTTTCATTGTAGGACCTTGGTTTACAAAAACCTCAGACACTACCAATTTATTTACGTCCATAGAGTAGTTGTGATCTGCGTTCGCGATAGCAGAATTCAACAATTTCTCAACGACTGGAGAAGCGGATTTCGGAGTGTGACGAAGAATTGCAATCGCCTCACCTACCTGCTTGCCACGAATCAAATCGATAACAAGTTTCACTTTGCGAGCGGAAATCCGCACGGATTTAGCATGTGCTTTTGCTTCCATTGAGTTACCTCCTCTCAAACACTACGCTGTGTTGATTATCTTCTTGTTTTCTTATCGTCATCCGTATGGCCTTTGTACGTACGCGTTGGAGCGAATTCGCCCAATTTGTGTCCAACCATATCTTCCGTTACGTATACAGGCACGTGTTTACGACCATCATATACACCAAACGTGTGTCCGATAAATTGCGGGAAAATCGTAGAGCGACGGGACCAAGTTTTGATCACGACTTTTTTGTCAGACTCGTTCAAAACCTCTACTTTTTTCAACAGGTAACCATCAATAAATGGTCCTTTTTTGAGACTGCGACCCATTTGTGAATCCTCCCTTCGTTAAAACGTAGTCGTTCTTTAATATGTTAACGTGCGACTTAAGCGCACGTTTTATTACTTAGTACGACGACGAACGATGTACTTATCAGATGCTTTGCCTTTTTTACGTGTCTTGTAACCAAGGGTTGGTTTACCCCATGGAGACATTGGAGATTTACGTCCGATTGGAGCGCGACCTTCACCACCACCGTGTGGGTGATCGTTAGGGTTCATAACAACACCGCGAACTTCAGGACGTTGTCCCAACCAACGACTACGACCAGCTTTACCGATTTTAACAAGTTCGTGGTCTTCGTTACCAACAGATCCAATTGTAGCACGGCAAACTTTCAGAATGCGACGCACTTCACCAGAGGTCAAACGAATTGTAACATACTTCTCTTCTTTACCAAGAAGTTGGGCTTCCGTACCAGCAGCACGAACAAGTTGGCCACCTTTACCCGGTTTCAATTCGATATTGTGGATAACCGTACCTACTGGAATATTTTCCAATGGCAAGGAGTTACCGATTTTAATATCGGAGTCCGGACCGGATACCACTATATCTCCTACTTTCAGACCTTTAGGAGCGATGATGTAACGTTTTTCACCATCCACATAGTGGATAAGTGCGATGTTGGACGTACGGTTTGGATCATATTCGATCGTAGCAACGCGGCCCGGTATTCCATCTTTGTTACGTTTGAAGTCAATAATACGGTATTTACGTTTGTGTCCGCCGCCATGATGACGAACTGTAATTTTACCTTGGTTATTACGTCCAGCTTGCTTGCTCAGAGGTGCCAGCAACGATTTCTCGGGCTGATTTGTTGTGATCTCCTCGAAAGTAGATACAGACATTGCACGTCTGGCCGGGGACGTCGGTTTATACTTTTTAATTGGCACTGAGTTTCCCTCCTTACTTTACAGATTCAATTATACTGTTTCAAAAAACTCAAGCGGCTTACTGTCTTTGCTCAGCGTTACGAACGCTTTCTTCCACTCGCTCGTATAGCCGGAATGACGACCGTAGCGTTTTGGTTTCGCAGGCACACGAAGTGTATTAACGTTACTTACTTTCACGTTAAAAATCGCTTCGATTGCTTTTTTAACTTCGACTTTATTGGAACGAATGTCAACTTCGAAAACATATTTCAAGTCATTCATCATACCAGCCGTACGTTCGGTGATAATCGGACGTTTGATAATATCACGAGGATCCTTCATTACGCGAGCACCTCCTCTACCTTCTGAACTGCTTCCTTCGTAATGATCAGTTTGTCGTGTCCGAGCACATCAAGAACATTAATGCCGTCTGCGGCTACAAACTTCACACCAGGAATATTACGAGCGGACAGTGCTACATTGTCATCATAGCTAGGAGCTACAATCAATGCTTTACGATCAGCTTTAAGGTTATTCAAAATGGCTGCGAATTCTTTCGTTTTAGGTCCGTTCAGTGTAAGAGCGTCCAATACGATGATTTCATTCTCAATCACTTTGGATGACAGTGCCGATTTGATCGCCAGACGACGAACTTTTTTAGGCAATTTGTAAGCATAGCTGCGTGGAGTCGGACCGAATACAGTACCGCCACCAACCCATTGTGGTGCACGAATTGAACCTTGACGAGCGCGACCAGTACCTTTTTGTTTCCAAGGTTTACGTCCGCCGCCACGTACTTCAGAACGTCCTTTTACTTTGTGAGTACCTTGACGCAGGGAAGCCAATTGCATAACAACAGCGTCATGAAGAACGTGTTTATTCGGTTCGATACCGAACACTGCATCGTTCAATTCAATTTCGCCAACTTGGCTGCCACTAATATTAAATAGTGCTACTTTTGGCATTTTGTGTTCCTCCTTTCCTCAGTTGATTATTTTTTCACCGTTTCTAATACTTTAACGAAGCTGTTTTTAGGTCCTGGAATGGAACCTTTCACGAGCAATACATTACGTTCTGTATCGATCTTAACAACTTCAAGGCGTTGAATCGTTACCGTTTCATGCCCCATGTGTCCTGGCAAGTGTTTACCTTTAGGAACGCGGTTAGCTTGAATGGAACCCATAGAACCTGGACCTCTGTGGTAACGCGAGCCGTGTGCCATTGGTCCGCGGCTTTGTCCCCAACGTTTGATAACGCCGGCAAAACCTTTACCTTTAGAAATACCTGTTACGTCAACGAATTCGCCTTCTGTGAAGACATCAGCCTTCAGTTCTTGGCCAACCTCGTACGCAGCAAGGTCGATGCCACGAAGTTCACGAACGTAGCGCTTAGGTGCAGTATTTGCTTTTTTAGCATGCCCTGCTTCAGGTTTGTTGGATCTTTTTTCTTTTTTATCAGAGAATCCGAGTTGGATAGCTTCGTATCCATCGTTTTCCAGATCTTTCTTTTGCAGAACAACACAAGGACCAGCTTCGATAACCGTAACAGCAAGTACGTTACCTTCAGGGGTAAACACTTGAGTCATTCCGAGTTTTTTTCCTAAGATACCTTTCATGTTGACACCTCTTTTCTTTTCCTGATTACATATTACAATTTAATTTCGATATCTACACCGGACGGCAGGTCCAAGCGCATCAAGGCATCCACAGTTTGTGGAGTCGGATTAACAATGTCGATCAAACGCTTGTGTGTGCGCATTTCGAATTGTTCCCGAGAATCCTTGTACTTGTGTACCGCACGGAGAATAGTAATGATTTGTTTTTCAGTTGGCAGCGGAATTGGTCCGGAAACACCTGCACCCGAACGTTTAGCTGTTTCAACAATTTTCTCAGCGGATTGATCAAGAATTCTGTGATCGTAAGCTTTCAAACGAATACGAATTTTTTGCTTTGCCATTTTAGTCCCTCCTTCTATCGCCCAATTTGGTATCGGACATACTCCGTGAAAATTTTCCGACAGCCCTCCCATGGCAAAGGGGCCGGGTGTGTCAGTAACCTCTCACATCATCGCACAGTCACAAACAACATTAGTTATTATATCGAATACTTCTGCCTATTGCAAGCAAAAACGTAAAAAAACAATGCATCTTATTTTCAAAGATAACAATTGTGCTCGTAGCTTGCAATTTTCCTCAAGAGAAAAGCCCCCGCACCATGGCAGGGGCTCGTTTTACTTCGTTCCAATACGATGTTACTCGTTCCAGTACAATGTTGCTATATTCAAGACTCGTAGCCTTATTATTTGGAGATTGTTGCTACAGCGCCTGCACCAACTGTACGTCCACCTTCACGAATGGAGAACTTAGTTCCTTCTTCAATCGCGATTGGGCTGATCAGTTGAACAGTAACCGTAATGTTATCACCAGGCATTACCATTTCGGAACCTTCTGGCAGAGTAATGATACCAGTTACGTCAGTTGTACGGAAGTAGAACTGTGGACGGTAACCAGTGAAGAAAGGTTTGTGACGTCCGCCTTCTTCTTTAGTCAAAACGTAGATTTGAGCAGAGAATTCTGTATGTGGGTTAACAGAACCTGGTTTAGCCAATACTTGGCCACGCTCGATTTGTGCACGATCTACACCGCGAAGCAGTGCGCCGATGTTGTCACCAGCTTGAGCGGAGTCAAGCAATTTACGGAACATTTCTACGCCTGTTACTACGGATTTACGGGATTCTTCTTGAATACCGATGATTTCGATTTCGTCGCCCACTTTAACAGTACCACGCTCTACACGGCCTGTAGCAACTGTACCACGACCAGTGATGGAGAATACGTCCTCGACAGGCATAAGGAAAGGCTTGTCAGTGTCGCGTTCTGGAGTTGGGATGTAAGTGTCGATTGTTTCGAACATTTCAACGATTTTCTTAGCCCAGTCGCCATCTGGGTTTTGCAGTGCTTCACGAGCGGAACCACGAGTGATTGGAGTGTCGTCGCCTGGGAAGTCATACTCGCTCAGCAAGTCGCGAACTTCCATTTCAACCAATTCCAGCAACTCTTCGTCTTCAACCATGTCGCATTTGTTCAGGAATACAACGATGTATGGAACACCTACTTGACGGGACAAGAGGATGTGTTCGCGAGTTTGCGGCATAGGACCGTCAGCTGCGGATACAACCAGAATCGCTCCGTCCATTTGTGCAGCGCCAGTGATCATGTTTTTAACATAGTCGGCGTGACCTGGGCAGTCAACGTGTGCATAGTGACGGTTAGGCGTTTCGTATTCCACGTGTGCAGTGGAGATTGTGATACCGCGTTCGCGCTCTTCTGGAGCTTTATCGATTTGATCGAATGCTACAGCAGCACCACCGTAAGTTTTGGAAAGTACAGTTGTGATTGCAGCAGTCAAAGTTGTTTTACCATGATCGACGTGACCAATTGTACCGATATTAACGTGCGGTTTGTTACGTTCAAACTTAGCCTTTGCCATTTGAACAATTCCTCCTCAATAACATGTTTTATTTTTAGGCTGTCGGAAACCTCTTGGAAAAACCTAGAGTATCCGATCAGCTAATACACTGTATTACTCGCCGCCTTTGGTTTTGGCAACGATCTCTTCAGCAATGCTCTTCGGAACTTCTTCATAGTGATGAAGCTCCATGGAGAACACACCGCGTCCTTGTGTACCGGAACGAAGTGTAGTGGAATATCCAAACATTTCGGACAATGGAACCATTGCACGAATAATTTGGGCACCACCACGGGAATCCATACCTTCAATCCGACCACGACGGGAGTTCAGCATACCCATTACGTCACCCATGTATTCCTCTGGAACCGTTACTTCAACTTTCATAATCGGTTCAAGCAATACAGGTTTACATTTGTCTTTCGCTGCTTTCAGCGCCATTGAACCGGCAATTTTAAATGCCATTTCATTGGAATCGACATCATGGTATGATCCATCCACAATTGTAGCTTTAACGTCCACAAGCGGGAAGCCTGCAAGGACACCGTTTTTCATTTGCTCTTCAATACCAGCAAGTGCAGGTCCGATGTATTCTCTTGGAACAGAGCCACCGACAACCTTGCTTTCAAACTGGCTACCAGTACCTGCTTCGAGTGGTTCGAACTCAACCCATACGTGACCATATTGACCACGACCACCGGATTGACGAACAAACTTACCTTCAACACGTGCTGGAGCACGGAATGTTTCACGGTATGCTACCTGCGGTTTACCAACATTGGTTTCCACTTTGAACTCACGACGCATACGGTCAATGATAATGTCCAAGTGAAGCTCACCCATACCTGCCAAGATAGTTTGGCCAGTTTCTTCGTTAGTAGAAGCGCGAAGAGTTGGATCTTCTTCAGTCAACTTACCGAGTGCAACTGCCATCTTGTCTTGGTCAGCTTTGGTTTTAGGCTCAACCGCGATTTCGATAACCGGATCAGGGAAGTTCATGGATTCGAGAATAACAGGATTCTTCTCATCACACAGTGTATCACCTGTACCTGTATCTTTCAAACCTACGGCTGCCGCAATGTCACCGGAGTAAACTTCAGTGATTTCTTGACGGCTATTCGCGTGCATTTGAAGAATACGTCCGATACGTTCACGTTTGCCTTTTGTTGCATTCAATACGTAAGAACCGGATTGAAGAACACCGGAATATACGCGGAAGAATGTCAATTTACCAACGTAAGGGTCCGTCATAATTTTGAAGGCCAATGCGGAGAAAGGCTCTTCATCAGAAGAATGACGTTCAACTTCCGTTCCATCTTCCAGATGACCTTGAATACTTGGTACATCAATAGGAGCTGGCAGGTAATCAACAACAGCGTCCAGCATCAACTGAACACCTTTGTTACGGTAGGAAGATCCACAGATAACTGGGAAGATCTTAACTTCTACAACACCTTTGCGGAGAGCGGCTTTAATTTCTTCAACCGTGATCTCTTCGCCTTCAAGGTATTTCATAGTCAAATCTTCATCCAGTTCGGCAACCTTCTCAATCAATTCGTTGCGGAGTTCTTCGACTTTGTCTTTGTATTCCGCAGGAATTTCGGTTTCTTCGATATTTTGACCAAGGTCATCTTTGTACATATAAGCCTTTTGCCCAACGATATCGATGATACCTAAAAAGTCATTTTCTGCACCGATTGGAAGTTGAATCGCAACTGCGTTCGCTTGAAGGCGATCACGCATATCTGCTACAACGTTCAAGAAGTCGGCACCAATAATGTCCATTTTGTTTACATATGCGATCCGTGGAACGCCATAGCGATCAGCCTGTCTCCATACAGTTTCAGACTGAGGCTCAACGCCTTCTTTCGCACTGAAAACACCAACTGCTCCGTCCAATACACGAAGGGAACGTTCAACTTCAACAGTGAAGTCAACGTGCCCCGGGGTGTCAATGATATTGACGCGGTGACCTTTCCAGGCAGCGGTCGTCGCAGCGGAAGTAATCGTGATTCCGCGCTCTTGTTCTTGTTCCATCCAGTCCATTGTCGCAGCACCTTCGTGAACTTCACCGATTTTGTGCGTACGGCCTGTGTAGAACAAGATCCGCTCTGTTGTTGTGGTTTTACCCGCGTCAATATGAGCCATGATCCCGATATTACGTGTATTTTTCAAGGAGAACTCTCTTGCCATGAAATGGGTCTCCCTTCAAAATTGAAGTTATTTTTTTGAGCTGAATCCTACCAACGATAGTGAGCAAACGCTTTGTTCGCTTCAGCCATTTTGTGCGTGTCTTCACGTTTCTTCACGGAAGCGCCTGTGTTGTTGGAAGCATCGATAATCTCAGCCGCCAAACGCTCTTCCATAGTTTTCTCGCCGCGGTTGCGGGAGTAGTTCACGAGCCAACGTAATCCCAGGGACGTACGTCTTTCTGGTTTTACCTCGATTGGTACTTGGTAGTTGGCACCGCCGACACGGCGTGCTTTAACTTCCAGGACTGGCATGATATTCTTGATAGCTGCTTCAAATACTTCCATCGGGTCATTACCCGTACGTTCTTGGATAAGCTTGAACGCATTATACAGAATGCTTTGAGCAACGCCTCGTTTTCCGTCGAGCATGATGCGGTTGATCAAGCGAGTAACCAACTTGCTGTTGTATACCGGATCTGGCAACACGTCTCTTTTGGTAACTGGACCTTTGCGTGGCATGGATATCCCCCTTTCTTACATGTTAAACCTGCATATGCGGTTTATATTCATTAGGATTTTTTAGCTTTAGGGCGTTTTGCGCCGTATTTGGAACGAGCTTGCATGCGGTTGTTTACGCCTGCAGTATCCAAAGCACCGCGAACGATGTGGTAACGCACACCCGGAAGGTCTTTTACACGACCACCGCGAATCAGCACTACGCTGTGTTCTTGAAGGTTATGTCCAATACCTGGAATGTAAGCAGTCACCTCTACACGGTTCGTCAAGCGAACACGGGCATATTTACGAAGTGCGGAGTTCGGTTTTTTCGGAGTCATAGTACCTACACGAGTGCACACTCCGCGTTTTTGCGGGGCACTGATGTCGGTAGCTTCACGTTTCAAGGCATTAAAACCTTTTTGCAAAGCCGGTGATTTCGATTTCTCGATTTTGGCTTGACGTCCTTTACGAACCAGTTGGTTAATAGTTGGCATGTTGGTTGCCACCCCCTTCCTCAATTTTTGCTGTTACTTTATAAACCTTATCTAAGCCCACAGACCCAGGCGGTTCATAAAAGAACAAATGAAAAGTCTTTGCCGCCAAGAATAACGATTCCCTAGACAAAAACGTTCCTTACCCTATTGTTTTACGATAGCAGCCATCGCGGCTCCCACTTCAATCCCGCATGCAGCTCCGAGATTTTTCATTGTATCTACGAGAGTCACTTTGACCCCGTGCTTATTGCACAAATCAATGATGTTGGAAGTGAAACGCTGATCTGCATCTTCTGCCACATATACTTCCGAGGCGAAGCCCAATTCTACCATACGAATGGTTTGTTTGGTACCGATTTTGACATGAGCATCTTGCAGTCCCTGTTCTTTAGACATATCTCATTCCTCCGAAAAGACCCAATAGCATATAGGCTGCTCACGCACCTTTGCTATATTAGCATTGACTATGAACAATGTCAAGACAATTATCAACTATAATCTATTTAAACAAAGTAATACGTTACATTTTTATAAGAAGCACCGGAGCACCGTTGCTACAACCTTTACCAAAGCTTATATCTACGGTGTTCCGGGCTTATCATACTTTTTTTTATATTACTACTCAGCTGAAATGGGTTCGAGCTCCTCAGATGAGGATTGCCCCTCTTCAGGCTGGGCAAATTTCACGCTACGGTAACGGTTCATACCTGTTCCCGCAGGGATCAATTTACCGATAATTACATTCTCTTTCAATCCAAGCAACTGATCGACTTTTCCTTTGATAGCTGCATCTGTCAGGACACGAGTAGTTTCCTGGAAGGAAGCTGCTGACAAGAAGGAGTCAGTTTCCAAAGACGCCTTGGTGATACCAAGAAGAACTGGTTTGGCTACCGCTGGTTCTTGGCCGCTGAGAATCGCTATCTTGTTTGCATTTTCATACTCATGCACATCAACAAATGAACCTGGAAGCAGTGTCGTGTCGCCCGCATCAATGATACGAATTTTACGCAACATTTGACGAATCATAACTTCTACGTGCTTGTCGTTGATTTCTACACCCTGATTCCGGTATACACGTTGAACTTCCTGAAGGATATAGTTCTGCACCCCGCGAATACCTTTAATACGCAGCATTTCTTTAGGGTCAATCGAACCATCCGTCAGTTCGTCCCCGGCTTCCACAGTCATGCCTTCGCTTACGCGCAGACGTGAACCATAAGTGACCGAATAGGTTTTTGTTTCAGCTTCACCCTGAATGTCGATTTCGCGACGGTCTTTCCCTTCACGAACCTCTTTAACTACACCGTCAATTTCACTGATGGTTGCCTGACCTTTAGGATTACGCGCTTCAAAAAGCTCCTGGATACGAGGCAAACCTTGGGTGATATCGTCGCCCGCTACACCACCTGTGTGGAACGTACGCATGGTGAGCTGTGTCCCTGGTTCACCGATGGATTGAGCCGCGATAATACCAACCGCTTCACCAATCTCAACGTGCTTGCCAGTAGCCAGATTACGGCCGTAACATTTTTTGCAGACGCCATGTTTAGCACGGCAGCTTAGTACGGAACGAATTTGAACTTTATCCACACCAGCTTTAACGATCGCTTCAGCTTTGTTGGAGTCAATCAGTTCGTTGCGTCTAGCCAAGATTTCACCCGTTTCAGGATGACGTACGGTTTCGAAGCAATAGCGACCTTCCAGACGATCGTACAGGTCCTCAATGACTTCTTTACCATCCTGGATGCGACTTACTGTAAAGCCTTTATCCGTTCCGCAGTCATCTTCGCGCACGATAACATCCTGCGCCACATCAACGAGACGACGAGTTAGGTAACCAGAGTCAGCCGTACGTAAGGCTGTATCCGCCAAACCTTTACGCGCTCCGTGAGTGGAGATAAAGTACTCGAGTACTGTCAGACCTTCACGGAAGTTCGATTTGATTGGGAGCTCGATAATACGACCAGATGGATTCGCCATCAGTCCACGCATACCGCCAAGCTGGGTAATCTGTGATTTGTTACCACGCGCTTTAGAGTCAACCATCATCATGATAGAGTTGTAGCGATCCATGGATTTCATCAAAATGTCTGTGATATCGTCTTTAGCCTTAGACCAAATATCAATAATCCGGTCATAGCGTTCCTCGTTCGTAATCAGACCACGACGGTACTGATTGGTCACGACTTGTGCTTTATCATCAGATGCCTTAAGAATATCCTGTTTCTCTTGAGGTACAACTACGTCTGCCACAGCAACCGTCACACCTGCACGAGTAGAATACGTAAAGCCAAGCTGTTTGATCTTATCCAAAATCACGGCGGTTTCTGTCGTATGGTAAATTTCAAAGCAACGGGCGATGATATTACCAAGGTAATCCTTGCCCACTCCACCAGCTTGCGGAGCGTTCTGGATGGCTTCAGTAAGATTTACACCTTTCTCGTAAACAAAGAACTCTTCAGCAGTACCATAGAGCAGGTTGGCACGAGTAGCGTCATTGATATACGGGAAGCTTGCTGGGAAAATCTCATTAAAGATAATTTTACCCACGGTTGTAATCAACATCGCATCCTGCTGCTTCTCTGTAAAGCTCGTTTTATTCAAAGCTTTAACCGGAATAGCTACACGAGCATGAAGACCCGCTGTTCCGCGTTGGTAAGCCGAGATAGCCTCATTCGGGTTGCGAAGGATCATGTTACTTCCTTCTTCTTCCTTGTTGTCCATAGTCAAATAGAATGAGCCGAGGACCATATCCTGGGAAGGAGTAACAACAGGCTTGCCGTCTTTTGGATTCAAAATGTTGCCGGATGCCAGCATGAGCAAACGAGCTTCCGCTTGAGCCTCTGCAGACAGCG contains these protein-coding regions:
- the rpmC gene encoding 50S ribosomal protein L29; the protein is MKASEFRNLTTAEIEQKISGFKEELFNLRFQLATGQLDNPTRIGAVRKEIARAKTVIRERELGIS
- the rplP gene encoding 50S ribosomal protein L16 codes for the protein MLVPKRVKHRKQQRGHMKGRAKGGTTLNFGEYGLQATEPAWITNRQIEAARIAMTRYIKRGGKVWIKIFPDKPITQKPLEVRMGSGKGNVEKWVAVVKPGKIMFELAGVPEEIAREAMRLAAHKLPIKTKFVKREELGGEANEG
- the rpsC gene encoding 30S ribosomal protein S3, giving the protein MGQKVNPVGLRIGIIRDWESKWYAGKDFGDLLLEDVKIREHLKKRLKDSAVSRVEIERAANRVNVTIHTAKPGMVIGKGGSEVENLRNEITKIAGGKKVHINISEIKNPELDAILVAESIAQQLERRVSFRRALKQAIQRTMRSGAKGIKTQVGGRLGGAEIARSEGYSEGTVPLHTLRADIDYGTAEAHTTYGRLGVKVWIYRGEVLPPAKKQAPQEGGN
- the rplV gene encoding 50S ribosomal protein L22, whose amino-acid sequence is MEAKAHAKSVRISARKVKLVIDLIRGKQVGEAIAILRHTPKSASPVVEKLLNSAIANADHNYSMDVNKLVVSEVFVNQGPTMKRFRPRAMGRASRINKRTSHITLVVSEK
- the rpsS gene encoding 30S ribosomal protein S19; this encodes MGRSLKKGPFIDGYLLKKVEVLNESDKKVVIKTWSRRSTIFPQFIGHTFGVYDGRKHVPVYVTEDMVGHKLGEFAPTRTYKGHTDDDKKTRR
- the rplB gene encoding 50S ribosomal protein L2 codes for the protein MPIKKYKPTSPARRAMSVSTFEEITTNQPEKSLLAPLSKQAGRNNQGKITVRHHGGGHKRKYRIIDFKRNKDGIPGRVATIEYDPNRTSNIALIHYVDGEKRYIIAPKGLKVGDIVVSGPDSDIKIGNSLPLENIPVGTVIHNIELKPGKGGQLVRAAGTEAQLLGKEEKYVTIRLTSGEVRRILKVCRATIGSVGNEDHELVKIGKAGRSRWLGQRPEVRGVVMNPNDHPHGGGEGRAPIGRKSPMSPWGKPTLGYKTRKKGKASDKYIVRRRTK
- the rplW gene encoding 50S ribosomal protein L23, whose product is MKDPRDIIKRPIITERTAGMMNDLKYVFEVDIRSNKVEVKKAIEAIFNVKVSNVNTLRVPAKPKRYGRHSGYTSEWKKAFVTLSKDSKPLEFFETV
- the rplD gene encoding 50S ribosomal protein L4, with translation MPKVALFNISGSQVGEIELNDAVFGIEPNKHVLHDAVVMQLASLRQGTHKVKGRSEVRGGGRKPWKQKGTGRARQGSIRAPQWVGGGTVFGPTPRSYAYKLPKKVRRLAIKSALSSKVIENEIIVLDALTLNGPKTKEFAAILNNLKADRKALIVAPSYDDNVALSARNIPGVKFVAADGINVLDVLGHDKLIITKEAVQKVEEVLA
- the rplC gene encoding 50S ribosomal protein L3; the encoded protein is MKGILGKKLGMTQVFTPEGNVLAVTVIEAGPCVVLQKKDLENDGYEAIQLGFSDKKEKRSNKPEAGHAKKANTAPKRYVRELRGIDLAAYEVGQELKADVFTEGEFVDVTGISKGKGFAGVIKRWGQSRGPMAHGSRYHRGPGSMGSIQANRVPKGKHLPGHMGHETVTIQRLEVVKIDTERNVLLVKGSIPGPKNSFVKVLETVKK
- the rpsJ gene encoding 30S ribosomal protein S10; translated protein: MAKQKIRIRLKAYDHRILDQSAEKIVETAKRSGAGVSGPIPLPTEKQIITILRAVHKYKDSREQFEMRTHKRLIDIVNPTPQTVDALMRLDLPSGVDIEIKL
- the tuf gene encoding elongation factor Tu, with protein sequence MAKAKFERNKPHVNIGTIGHVDHGKTTLTAAITTVLSKTYGGAAVAFDQIDKAPEERERGITISTAHVEYETPNRHYAHVDCPGHADYVKNMITGAAQMDGAILVVSAADGPMPQTREHILLSRQVGVPYIVVFLNKCDMVEDEELLELVEMEVRDLLSEYDFPGDDTPITRGSAREALQNPDGDWAKKIVEMFETIDTYIPTPERDTDKPFLMPVEDVFSITGRGTVATGRVERGTVKVGDEIEIIGIQEESRKSVVTGVEMFRKLLDSAQAGDNIGALLRGVDRAQIERGQVLAKPGSVNPHTEFSAQIYVLTKEEGGRHKPFFTGYRPQFYFRTTDVTGIITLPEGSEMVMPGDNITVTVQLISPIAIEEGTKFSIREGGRTVGAGAVATISK
- the fusA gene encoding elongation factor G codes for the protein MAREFSLKNTRNIGIMAHIDAGKTTTTERILFYTGRTHKIGEVHEGAATMDWMEQEQERGITITSAATTAAWKGHRVNIIDTPGHVDFTVEVERSLRVLDGAVGVFSAKEGVEPQSETVWRQADRYGVPRIAYVNKMDIIGADFLNVVADMRDRLQANAVAIQLPIGAENDFLGIIDIVGQKAYMYKDDLGQNIEETEIPAEYKDKVEELRNELIEKVAELDEDLTMKYLEGEEITVEEIKAALRKGVVEVKIFPVICGSSYRNKGVQLMLDAVVDYLPAPIDVPSIQGHLEDGTEVERHSSDEEPFSALAFKIMTDPYVGKLTFFRVYSGVLQSGSYVLNATKGKRERIGRILQMHANSRQEITEVYSGDIAAAVGLKDTGTGDTLCDEKNPVILESMNFPDPVIEIAVEPKTKADQDKMAVALGKLTEEDPTLRASTNEETGQTILAGMGELHLDIIIDRMRREFKVETNVGKPQVAYRETFRAPARVEGKFVRQSGGRGQYGHVWVEFEPLEAGTGSQFESKVVGGSVPREYIGPALAGIEEQMKNGVLAGFPLVDVKATIVDGSYHDVDSNEMAFKIAGSMALKAAKDKCKPVLLEPIMKVEVTVPEEYMGDVMGMLNSRRGRIEGMDSRGGAQIIRAMVPLSEMFGYSTTLRSGTQGRGVFSMELHHYEEVPKSIAEEIVAKTKGGE
- the rpsG gene encoding 30S ribosomal protein S7; the protein is MPRKGPVTKRDVLPDPVYNSKLVTRLINRIMLDGKRGVAQSILYNAFKLIQERTGNDPMEVFEAAIKNIMPVLEVKARRVGGANYQVPIEVKPERRTSLGLRWLVNYSRNRGEKTMEERLAAEIIDASNNTGASVKKREDTHKMAEANKAFAHYRW